A stretch of the Pogoniulus pusillus isolate bPogPus1 chromosome 14, bPogPus1.pri, whole genome shotgun sequence genome encodes the following:
- the SCX gene encoding basic helix-loop-helix transcription factor scleraxis isoform X4 — MSFAMLRSAPSRYLYPEISMLSEDEENGSESSGSEEKPYHHHHHHHHHHHHHLDSEGYGDDLKGGKRRGAKKGGSRLSREPRQRHTANARERDRTNSVNTAFTALRTLIPTEPADRKLSKIETLRLASSYISHLGNVLLLGEACGDGQPCHTTPTFYHHGGGNGGSPAGRDADSSQPKQICTFCLSNQRKLSKDRDRKTAIRS; from the exons ATGTCCTTCGCCATGCTGCGCTCGGCGCCCAGCCGCTACCTGTACCCCGAGATCAGCATGCTGTCGGAGGACGAGGAGAACGGCAGCGAGAGCTCGGGCTCGGAGGAGAAAccctaccaccaccaccaccatcaccaccaccaccaccaccaccacctggaCAGCGAAGGCTACGGCGACGACCTGAAGGGCGGCAAGCGCCGCGGGGCCAAGAAGGGcggcagcaggctgagcagggagccGCGGCAGCGGCACACGGCCAACGCGCGGGAGCGGGACCGCACCAACAGCGTCAACACCGCCTTCACCGCGCTGCGCACCCTCATCCCCACCGAGCCCGCCGACAGGAAGCTCTCCAAGATAGAGACCCTGCGCCTGGCCTCCAGCTACATCTCCCACCTGGGCAACGTCCTGCTGCTGGGCGAAGCCTGCGGGGACGGGCAGCCCTGCCACACCACCCCCACCTTCTACCACCACGGCGGCGGCAACGGCGGCAGCCCCGCAGGGCGCGACGCCGACAGCTCCCAGCCCAAACAGATCTGCACCTTCTGCCTCAGCAACCAgaggaagctg AGTAAAGACCGGGACAGGAAGACAGCGATCCGGAGCTAG
- the SCX gene encoding basic helix-loop-helix transcription factor scleraxis isoform X3, whose protein sequence is MSFAMLRSAPSRYLYPEISMLSEDEENGSESSGSEEKPYHHHHHHHHHHHHHLDSEGYGDDLKGGKRRGAKKGGSRLSREPRQRHTANARERDRTNSVNTAFTALRTLIPTEPADRKLSKIETLRLASSYISHLGNVLLLGEACGDGQPCHTTPTFYHHGGGNGGSPAGRDADSSQPKQICTFCLSNQRKLQVQICCLRAPGANQECGKKELVERRKVEREKPPGSKDRDRKTAIRS, encoded by the exons ATGTCCTTCGCCATGCTGCGCTCGGCGCCCAGCCGCTACCTGTACCCCGAGATCAGCATGCTGTCGGAGGACGAGGAGAACGGCAGCGAGAGCTCGGGCTCGGAGGAGAAAccctaccaccaccaccaccatcaccaccaccaccaccaccaccacctggaCAGCGAAGGCTACGGCGACGACCTGAAGGGCGGCAAGCGCCGCGGGGCCAAGAAGGGcggcagcaggctgagcagggagccGCGGCAGCGGCACACGGCCAACGCGCGGGAGCGGGACCGCACCAACAGCGTCAACACCGCCTTCACCGCGCTGCGCACCCTCATCCCCACCGAGCCCGCCGACAGGAAGCTCTCCAAGATAGAGACCCTGCGCCTGGCCTCCAGCTACATCTCCCACCTGGGCAACGTCCTGCTGCTGGGCGAAGCCTGCGGGGACGGGCAGCCCTGCCACACCACCCCCACCTTCTACCACCACGGCGGCGGCAACGGCGGCAGCCCCGCAGGGCGCGACGCCGACAGCTCCCAGCCCAAACAGATCTGCACCTTCTGCCTCAGCAACCAgaggaagctg CAGGTCCAAATCTGCTGCCTAAGGGCCCCAGGAGCCAACCAGGAATGTGGCaagaaggagctggtggaaaggAGAAAGGTTGAAAGGGAAAAGCCTCCTGGG AGTAAAGACCGGGACAGGAAGACAGCGATCCGGAGCTAG
- the SCX gene encoding basic helix-loop-helix transcription factor scleraxis isoform X2: protein MSFAMLRSAPSRYLYPEISMLSEDEENGSESSGSEEKPYHHHHHHHHHHHHHLDSEGYGDDLKGGKRRGAKKGGSRLSREPRQRHTANARERDRTNSVNTAFTALRTLIPTEPADRKLSKIETLRLASSYISHLGNVLLLGEACGDGQPCHTTPTFYHHGGGNGGSPAGRDADSSQPKQICTFCLSNQRKLVQICCLRAPGANQECGKKELVERRKVEREKPPGVRTSRAGKALGKVWEEPTSAPGTEGLGSRDGCR, encoded by the exons ATGTCCTTCGCCATGCTGCGCTCGGCGCCCAGCCGCTACCTGTACCCCGAGATCAGCATGCTGTCGGAGGACGAGGAGAACGGCAGCGAGAGCTCGGGCTCGGAGGAGAAAccctaccaccaccaccaccatcaccaccaccaccaccaccaccacctggaCAGCGAAGGCTACGGCGACGACCTGAAGGGCGGCAAGCGCCGCGGGGCCAAGAAGGGcggcagcaggctgagcagggagccGCGGCAGCGGCACACGGCCAACGCGCGGGAGCGGGACCGCACCAACAGCGTCAACACCGCCTTCACCGCGCTGCGCACCCTCATCCCCACCGAGCCCGCCGACAGGAAGCTCTCCAAGATAGAGACCCTGCGCCTGGCCTCCAGCTACATCTCCCACCTGGGCAACGTCCTGCTGCTGGGCGAAGCCTGCGGGGACGGGCAGCCCTGCCACACCACCCCCACCTTCTACCACCACGGCGGCGGCAACGGCGGCAGCCCCGCAGGGCGCGACGCCGACAGCTCCCAGCCCAAACAGATCTGCACCTTCTGCCTCAGCAACCAgaggaagctg GTCCAAATCTGCTGCCTAAGGGCCCCAGGAGCCAACCAGGAATGTGGCaagaaggagctggtggaaaggAGAAAGGTTGAAAGGGAAAAGCCTCCTGGGGTGAGGACCTCaagagctggaaaagcattggGAAAAGTCTGGGAAGAGCCCACATCAGCTCCTGGGACAGAGGGACTGGGCAGCAGGGATGGCTGTAGATGA
- the SCX gene encoding basic helix-loop-helix transcription factor scleraxis isoform X1, whose product MSFAMLRSAPSRYLYPEISMLSEDEENGSESSGSEEKPYHHHHHHHHHHHHHLDSEGYGDDLKGGKRRGAKKGGSRLSREPRQRHTANARERDRTNSVNTAFTALRTLIPTEPADRKLSKIETLRLASSYISHLGNVLLLGEACGDGQPCHTTPTFYHHGGGNGGSPAGRDADSSQPKQICTFCLSNQRKLQVQICCLRAPGANQECGKKELVERRKVEREKPPGVRTSRAGKALGKVWEEPTSAPGTEGLGSRDGCR is encoded by the exons ATGTCCTTCGCCATGCTGCGCTCGGCGCCCAGCCGCTACCTGTACCCCGAGATCAGCATGCTGTCGGAGGACGAGGAGAACGGCAGCGAGAGCTCGGGCTCGGAGGAGAAAccctaccaccaccaccaccatcaccaccaccaccaccaccaccacctggaCAGCGAAGGCTACGGCGACGACCTGAAGGGCGGCAAGCGCCGCGGGGCCAAGAAGGGcggcagcaggctgagcagggagccGCGGCAGCGGCACACGGCCAACGCGCGGGAGCGGGACCGCACCAACAGCGTCAACACCGCCTTCACCGCGCTGCGCACCCTCATCCCCACCGAGCCCGCCGACAGGAAGCTCTCCAAGATAGAGACCCTGCGCCTGGCCTCCAGCTACATCTCCCACCTGGGCAACGTCCTGCTGCTGGGCGAAGCCTGCGGGGACGGGCAGCCCTGCCACACCACCCCCACCTTCTACCACCACGGCGGCGGCAACGGCGGCAGCCCCGCAGGGCGCGACGCCGACAGCTCCCAGCCCAAACAGATCTGCACCTTCTGCCTCAGCAACCAgaggaagctg CAGGTCCAAATCTGCTGCCTAAGGGCCCCAGGAGCCAACCAGGAATGTGGCaagaaggagctggtggaaaggAGAAAGGTTGAAAGGGAAAAGCCTCCTGGGGTGAGGACCTCaagagctggaaaagcattggGAAAAGTCTGGGAAGAGCCCACATCAGCTCCTGGGACAGAGGGACTGGGCAGCAGGGATGGCTGTAGATGA